ATCGCCGCGCGAATTGCTTCTCTTAATTGTAATTCTGCCATTTTAAAAACTTGGTTCTTTATACACGTCGCCGGGACGCGTGATAACGGGTTGCAAGAAACTCAGAAGGATGCGCGACTACGTGGTAAACGGGTAATCCTTATCAGAGTAAATGTCTTCGTAGATCGTTTCCAGGCCAGGTGCTGGACTGTTTTCAGCAAACTCTACTGACTCCATCACTTCTTGCTTAACTTCATCGTCAACTTTGTCGAGCTGCGCGTTTGTTGCCATTTTGTGCTCAAGCAAGTAGGCTTTCAAGCGCAGAATCGGATCTTCATCCTTTTTGGCATCCAGTTCTTCTTTCGTCCGGTATTTCTGTGGGTCACTCATGGAGTGGCCGCGGTAGCGATACGTCCGGATTTCAATCAGGGATGGTTTACCTTCACGCGCCATGGCAACGTGGTGCTGCATGGCTTCGTAGACACTAAACACATCCATGCCGCTGACAAGCGAGCTTGGCATGTCGTAGCTGAGCGCCTGTTTGTACAGATCGGGCTCAGCAGCAGCGCGGTCAACAGCGGTGCCCATTGCGTACTGGTTGTTTTCCACAACAAATATTACGGGCAGATCGTAGAGGCCGGCGAGATTAGCGGCTTCGTGGAACGCACCCTGGTGGATAGCCCCATCACCAAAAAAGGCGAGACAAACCGTGTCTTCACCTTTATACTTATTTGCAAATGCGATGCCTGTACCTACTGGAATATGGGCGCCCACGATACCGTGTCCCCCCATCATTTTCAATTCCTTGCTAAAATAGTGCATCGAACCGCCTTTACCGCGCGAGCAGCCGTCAATTTTACCAAACAGCTCAGCCATGCACTCGTTCGACGTCATCCCCATGGCAAGCGCGTGACCGTGATCCCGGTATGCAGTGATCACTGAGTCTTCTCCAATCCGAATGGCCTGGGC
This region of Bacteroidota bacterium genomic DNA includes:
- the pdhA gene encoding pyruvate dehydrogenase (acetyl-transferring) E1 component subunit alpha; the encoded protein is MASETGKKTVKKKSPRKSAATSSVNGHALDGLKAEPLSVTFNTYPPSNKTHRQLGLTKADVLDMYRSMLLQRRFEERAAQMYGKQKIGGFLHLYIGQEAISTGTAQAIRIGEDSVITAYRDHGHALAMGMTSNECMAELFGKIDGCSRGKGGSMHYFSKELKMMGGHGIVGAHIPVGTGIAFANKYKGEDTVCLAFFGDGAIHQGAFHEAANLAGLYDLPVIFVVENNQYAMGTAVDRAAAEPDLYKQALSYDMPSSLVSGMDVFSVYEAMQHHVAMAREGKPSLIEIRTYRYRGHSMSDPQKYRTKEELDAKKDEDPILRLKAYLLEHKMATNAQLDKVDDEVKQEVMESVEFAENSPAPGLETIYEDIYSDKDYPFTT